The genomic window GTCAATGTAAGCCCATCAATCAATATGCAGGGCCGGCAGAGCTTTGACGAGTTTATCCACGGCCTGCACCTGCTCCAGGAAGGGTTTTAACTTTTCCAGGGGCAAGGCACTGGGACCGTCACACAGGGCCTTGTCAGGGTCCGGGTGGGACTCGAGAAACAGACCCGCCAGCCCTACCGCCATACCCGCCCGGGCAAGCTCCGTCACCTGCGAGCGGCGCCCGCCGGAGGCGGCACCCATGGGATCTCGGCACTGCAGCGCGTGGGTAACATCAAAAATCTGCGGCACGCCGGCGGTCGCCTGGCGCATGACACCGAAGCCCAGCATGTCCACCACCAGATTGTCGTATCCGTAGTTACTCCCCCGCTCGCAAAGCATGAGCCGCTCATTGCCGCATTCGCGAAACTTTTCCACGACATTGGCCATTTGCGAGGGCGAGAGAAACTGGGGTTTCTTGATATTGATTGCCGCACCCGTCTCAGCCATCGCCCGCACAAGATCCGTCTGGCGGGCAAGGAATGCCGGGAGCTGAATGATGTCGCAGACCTCCGCCGCCGGCGCCGCCTCTTCCGGGGTATGCACATCGGTAATCACCGGCACTTGGAACCGGGACTTCACCTCCGCCAGAATCTCCAACCCGGCGCTTAAGCCCGGCCCGCGAAAGGAGTGAATCGAAGATCGGTTTGCCTTGTCGTAGGAGGCCTTGAAGACCAGGGGCACAGCCAGCTCCGCGCATACGCTGACGTATTCCTGGGCCACCTCCAGCGCAAACTCCCGGCTCTCGAGAACATTGACGCCACCGAGGAGAACAAAGGGCGCGTCGTTTGCGATCCGCAGTTCACCAAGCTCCACTGTTTTCGTCATGGCGCGGTCCTCGAAATCCCGTCTCAAGCCAAAGCCGTGTCACGGGCATGACGGTTACCCGCCGCCCGGTGACAGGCGGCCTGTATGTAGCTCGTGAACAAAGGATGACCGCCCCGGGGACGGGACGTGAATTCCGGATGAAACTGACAGGCCACAAACCAGGCATGCTCGGGGAGCTCGACCATTTCTACCAGGGACTTGTCCGCAGACCATCCGGCAATGGTCATACCCTGGTCCTGGAGGGTCTTTACGTAATTGTTGTTCACCTCGTAGCGATGCCGGTGGCGTTCGTTGATAACGTCGGCGCCGTATATCTCGCGAATGCGCGTGCCCTCCTCCAGGTGGCAGGGCTGGGAACCCAGGCGCATGGTGCCGCCCAGGTCAGAACTCTCGTCCCGCTGTTCCGTGCTCCCATCGGCGTTCTGCCACTCGGTGATCAAGGCCACAATGGGATGCGGTGTCTCCGGCGCCATTTCCGAAGAATGCGCGCCCTCAAGACCGCAAACATTGCGCGCGTACTCCACCAGCGCCACGTGCATGCCAAGGCAGATACCCAAGAAGGGAATGTCGTTTTCCCGAGCGTAGCGCACTGCCTCTATTTTCCCCTCGACACCGCGATCGCCAAAGCCGCCGGGCACCAGAATGGCATCAGCGCCCTCAAGTATTCCAATCCCATCCCGCTCAATGTCCTCGGCTTCCACATAATCCACCTGCACATCCGTGAGGGTCTGCAAACCGGCGTGGGACAGCGCTTCGTTTAGCGACTTGTAGGCATCGGGGAGTTCCATGTACTTGCCCACCATGGCAACCCGCACCGTGGCCTGGCGCTCTGCGACCTGGCGCTGAAGCACCTCGTCCCACTCACTGAGATCCGCTGCGGGGCAATCAAGATTGAAGCGCTCCACCACAAAGTCGTCCAGCCCATTGGCGTGCAGGGCCCGGGGAATGCTGTAGATCGTGTCAGCGTCCAGGAGGGGTATGACCGCCCGGGCCTCGACATTAGTGAACAGCGCAATCTTGCTACAGGCACTTTCTTCGATGGGCACCGTGGAACGGCAAAGAAGGATATCGGGCTGGAGGCCGATGGAGCGCAGTTCCTTGACGGAGTGCTGGGTCGGCTTGGTTTTTATTTCACCGGCGGTGGCGATATAGGGCACGAGGGTGAGGTGCATGAGCAAGGCCCGGGAAGACCCCATTTCCACCTTCAGCTGACGCGCAGCTTCAAGGAACGGCAGGCCCTCTATATCGCCCACGGTGCCGCCGATCTCCACCACGGCCACGTCGGCGTCGCCCGCACCAACGAGGACACGTCGCTTGATCTCGTCCGTGATGTGGGGAATCACCTGAACCGTCCCACCCAGATAATCACCGCGGCGTTCCTTGGCCAGAACCTGGTTGTAGACACGTCCCGTGGTGAAGTTATTCCGGCGGCTCATCACCGCCCGGGTGAAGCGCTCGTAGTGCCCGAGATCCAGGTCCGTTTCGGCGCCGTCGTCGGTCACATAGACCTCGCCATGCTGAAAGGGACTCATCGTGCCGGGATCAATATTGATATAGGGGTCGAGTTTGAGAAGAGTTACCTTCAAGCCTCGGGCTTCAAGGACCGCCGCCAGCGAAGCCGCGGCGATTCCCTTGCCTAGAGAAGAAACTACACCACCAGTCACAAAGACCAATCGCGTCATGCCACGCCTTCCTGTTGACTATTTCTTGACTTTGTCTTGACTACGTCTTGACGATGCCGTGAAAAGGTCCCGGACGAACAAGATTGCTATCAATCCGGGCCCGCGACCATGCGATAAGATGGGAGATCAAATTAACAGAAAGCGCCTTTCTCCTCAATCAGAAACCCATGTCCGAGGGGTTTTTTCTAGGGGAATTCTTCCCTTTTCAGCAGCAGTCTCAGTCCCAGAGACTCGGCCCGGGGGGAAGAGCGCAGGTCCCCCACGGCCAGGAGCACCTCGTGGTTGCCCGACTTCTGAATCAGCAACGGCACCCGAGGTCGCCACCAGGCGGGTACTGCGAGCTCCTGAAACACCGTCTTTAGCTCGACGTGCTGTCCGTTGCTGAGTTCCAGACGCTCGCCCCCCTGGCGGGTCGTTACCATCAAACCCGGCACATTGCCGGCTCCCTCCCTGCGCAGCGTGAGCCTGCCCAATCCGGGCCAGAACAGGGATTCGCCAACGGTGATGGCGCCGGCCTCCGGCGCGGTATCAAGGGGAGGCGGAAGCAGGTAGACCGCATCCCGATAACGTTCGATGGTCCACTCGGGACACTGCAAACGGGCACCGCGTCCCTCCCTAAGCTGACGCAGAAACTCCGATAACTGCGCCGCTGACGGTGGACGCAGGGAGCGCTCCCGCAACCAATCGCGAAGGGCCAGGGCCGCAAGAGCGGGCTCCTCGGGGAGTGCTGCCACCAAAAACCCCGGATCACCAAAGCATCCCTGTACCGTGGAAAGCCTGGGAGCCGGAAGGTGCTCGTTTCTTTCCCGCAGCTGCGCTGCGGTTCGGGACAAGGTGCTTCGATACCCCGGCCAGCGCCGCTCAAGAAGGGGCATTACCTCACGCCTGAGGTAGTTCCGGTCGAAGCGCATGTCGCCGTTGCTGGGATCTTCAACCCAGGACAGGCCCGACTCCTCTGCGTACTCTTTGAGCGCCCGGCGCGGTAGGGACAACAAGGGTCTGAGCAATGATCCGGCGCCGAGCGCCCGGTGCTGCGGCATGCCCGCCAGGCCATCGGGGCCCGCGCCGCGGAGGAGTCGCAGGAGCAGAGTTTCCGCCTGGTCATCCTGATGATGCGCCATCAACAGGACCCCCCCCCTGCCGATACGGTCTTCAAACCAGCGGTAGCGGGCATCGCGGGCAGCAGCCTCCATACCGCTACCGGCCGGTTCCAGGGAAAGCTCCGTGGATGCAAAAGCAACGCCCAACTGTTCGCAAAAGGCTTCGCAATGCGCCTGCCAGCGCCGCGCCTCAGCCTGGAGACCATGATTGGCGTGCAGTGCGACGAGGCGGTCAGGACAGGTTTTATGGGCGGCGTGGAGAAGCACCGTGGAATCCAGACCGCCGCTGTAGGCCACGAACAGCTGCCCGGCGGCGCTCAGTTGGGAACGACACTCCTCCAGGGCAAGGAGCACGGGGTTTTGAGACACCCCGGAGACAGCCTCAGTTGCCGTAGGCGAGGAGTCGCGCGTACCGGGCCTCAAGCATATCGTCGATGCTCATGGCTTTGAGCTTTTCAAGCTCGGCACTGACGTGCTCGCGAATACGCTGCCCCATGAGCGGCGCATCCCGGTGGGCGCCTCCCAGGGGTTCTTCGATACTAGCATCCACGATTCCCAGCTCTTTGAGCTTCTCGGAGGTAACACCCATGGCCGCCGCCGCATCCGAGGCAAACTCCGAAGACTTCCAGATGATGTTTGCGCACCCCTCGGGAGAAATCACAAAGTAGGTGGCGTACTGGAGCATCGCCAGGTGGTCCGCCACACCGATACCCAGGGCGCCACCGGAGCTGCCCTCGCCGATCACCACAGACACGATGGGCGTCTTCAGTCGTGACATCACCGCCAGGTTGGTGGCAATGGACTCGGAGATTCCCCGCTCTTCGGAGTCGATGCCCGGATAGGCCCCCGGTGTATCGATAAGGGTGATCACCGGGAGGCTGAAGCGCTCTGCCGTTTCCATGAGCCGAAGAGCCTTACGGTAACCCTCGGGCTTGGGCATGCCGAAATTCCGGTACACCTTGTCTTTGACGGAACGGCCCTTTTCCTGACCGATGACCATGACGGCCTCTCCATTGAGACGGGCCACGCCACCGACGATGGCCTTGTCATCGCCAAAGCGACGATCTCCGTGGAGTTCGTCGAAGTCCTCAAAGATCAGGGGAAGATAATCCAGGGTGTAGGGCCGCAGGGGGTGCCGGGCAACGCGCACCACATCCCAGGGACTCAGATTTGAAAAAATCTTCTCCGTGAGCTTGATGCTCTTGCCCTTGAGCTCATCCAGTTCGCTGCTGAGATTAAGTTCAGCCCCGGATCCCACGTGCCGAAGCTCCTCAATCTTGACCTCAAGCTCGGCAATCGGCTGTTCAAAATCGAGATAGTTAGGATTCATGGGCAACACGACATCTATGGGTTAGCTGACAGATTCTACCGAAAAGCACGCTGCGCCTCCATCAACTTTCAACTCCCGGACCGGCACGGGTCCGGTGCGGGCGGTCTCATCAACCCACGAGGGTAATCATCACCCCAGCCGCAACCGCCGAACCAATCACCCCCGCCACGTTGGGGCCCATGGCGTGCATCAGGAGAAAATTATGGGGGTCTTCCTCCAGGCCCAGCTTGTTGCTGACTCTGGCTGCCATGGGCACCGCCGAGACGCCTGCGGAGCCAATGAGCGGATTGATGGGTGTGCCGCCCAGACGATTCATAAGCTTTGCCAGCATCACACCCGACGCGGTTCCCACGCTGAAGGCGACAATGCCCAGACCGAGAATGCCCAGGGTGTTCACATCCAGAAACTTGTCCGCCACGAGCTTGGATCCCACCGCCAGGCCCAGAAATATCGTCGTAATATTAATCAGGGCATTCTGCGCCGCCGCACTGAGACGCTCCACCACCCCGCATTCGCGCATCAGGTTGCCGAAACACAGCATCCCCAACAAGGGTGCGGCATCGGGCAGAAGCAGGGCCACGAGAATCAGCAGCATGAGGGGAAAGGTGATTTTCTCCCGCCGACTCACTTCCCGAAGCTGCACCATCACGATCTGTCGCTCTGCCGTGCTGGTCAGGGCACGCATGATCGGCGGCTGAATAAGGGGCACGAGGGCCATATAGGAGTACGCGGCGACGGCAATGGCACCAAGCAAGTCCGGGGCGAGGATGCTTGAGACATAAATCGCCGTGGGTCCATCGGCACCCCCGATAATCCCGATGGCCGCCGACTGGGCCAGGCTGAAGTCCGTCACGCCCAATGAGGTGAGACCTACGGCCCCCAGTACCGTCGCGAAAATACCAAACTGTACCGCCGCCCCGAGGAGCAGGGTTCGGGGGTTCGCCAGCAAGGGCCCGAA from Congregibacter litoralis KT71 includes these protein-coding regions:
- the kdsA gene encoding 3-deoxy-8-phosphooctulonate synthase; translation: MTKTVELGELRIANDAPFVLLGGVNVLESREFALEVAQEYVSVCAELAVPLVFKASYDKANRSSIHSFRGPGLSAGLEILAEVKSRFQVPVITDVHTPEEAAPAAEVCDIIQLPAFLARQTDLVRAMAETGAAINIKKPQFLSPSQMANVVEKFRECGNERLMLCERGSNYGYDNLVVDMLGFGVMRQATAGVPQIFDVTHALQCRDPMGAASGGRRSQVTELARAGMAVGLAGLFLESHPDPDKALCDGPSALPLEKLKPFLEQVQAVDKLVKALPALHID
- a CDS encoding CTP synthase — translated: MTRLVFVTGGVVSSLGKGIAAASLAAVLEARGLKVTLLKLDPYINIDPGTMSPFQHGEVYVTDDGAETDLDLGHYERFTRAVMSRRNNFTTGRVYNQVLAKERRGDYLGGTVQVIPHITDEIKRRVLVGAGDADVAVVEIGGTVGDIEGLPFLEAARQLKVEMGSSRALLMHLTLVPYIATAGEIKTKPTQHSVKELRSIGLQPDILLCRSTVPIEESACSKIALFTNVEARAVIPLLDADTIYSIPRALHANGLDDFVVERFNLDCPAADLSEWDEVLQRQVAERQATVRVAMVGKYMELPDAYKSLNEALSHAGLQTLTDVQVDYVEAEDIERDGIGILEGADAILVPGGFGDRGVEGKIEAVRYARENDIPFLGICLGMHVALVEYARNVCGLEGAHSSEMAPETPHPIVALITEWQNADGSTEQRDESSDLGGTMRLGSQPCHLEEGTRIREIYGADVINERHRHRYEVNNNYVKTLQDQGMTIAGWSADKSLVEMVELPEHAWFVACQFHPEFTSRPRGGHPLFTSYIQAACHRAAGNRHARDTALA
- the tilS gene encoding tRNA lysidine(34) synthetase TilS, coding for MSQNPVLLALEECRSQLSAAGQLFVAYSGGLDSTVLLHAAHKTCPDRLVALHANHGLQAEARRWQAHCEAFCEQLGVAFASTELSLEPAGSGMEAAARDARYRWFEDRIGRGGVLLMAHHQDDQAETLLLRLLRGAGPDGLAGMPQHRALGAGSLLRPLLSLPRRALKEYAEESGLSWVEDPSNGDMRFDRNYLRREVMPLLERRWPGYRSTLSRTAAQLRERNEHLPAPRLSTVQGCFGDPGFLVAALPEEPALAALALRDWLRERSLRPPSAAQLSEFLRQLREGRGARLQCPEWTIERYRDAVYLLPPPLDTAPEAGAITVGESLFWPGLGRLTLRREGAGNVPGLMVTTRQGGERLELSNGQHVELKTVFQELAVPAWWRPRVPLLIQKSGNHEVLLAVGDLRSSPRAESLGLRLLLKREEFP
- a CDS encoding acetyl-CoA carboxylase carboxyltransferase subunit alpha; the encoded protein is MNPNYLDFEQPIAELEVKIEELRHVGSGAELNLSSELDELKGKSIKLTEKIFSNLSPWDVVRVARHPLRPYTLDYLPLIFEDFDELHGDRRFGDDKAIVGGVARLNGEAVMVIGQEKGRSVKDKVYRNFGMPKPEGYRKALRLMETAERFSLPVITLIDTPGAYPGIDSEERGISESIATNLAVMSRLKTPIVSVVIGEGSSGGALGIGVADHLAMLQYATYFVISPEGCANIIWKSSEFASDAAAAMGVTSEKLKELGIVDASIEEPLGGAHRDAPLMGQRIREHVSAELEKLKAMSIDDMLEARYARLLAYGN
- a CDS encoding sodium ion-translocating decarboxylase subunit beta; this translates as MDRLAQLWGASGLSQMDVGSGVMLGIALLLLYLAIHRRFEPLLLVPIGFGGLLANIPGAGLAYSALDKALHGADGELLGALAVLLGSAADPASLGAALDMAPQALQLQAMQLARDAGLSDGMLYSFYSVAIGSGVAPLVIFMGVGAMTDFGPLLANPRTLLLGAAVQFGIFATVLGAVGLTSLGVTDFSLAQSAAIGIIGGADGPTAIYVSSILAPDLLGAIAVAAYSYMALVPLIQPPIMRALTSTAERQIVMVQLREVSRREKITFPLMLLILVALLLPDAAPLLGMLCFGNLMRECGVVERLSAAAQNALINITTIFLGLAVGSKLVADKFLDVNTLGILGLGIVAFSVGTASGVMLAKLMNRLGGTPINPLIGSAGVSAVPMAARVSNKLGLEEDPHNFLLMHAMGPNVAGVIGSAVAAGVMITLVG